The Mercenaria mercenaria strain notata chromosome 1, MADL_Memer_1, whole genome shotgun sequence nucleotide sequence acactattatCAAATCGtgtttagttagaagaaacctcagaatatttctgtcctaaaatactggccctattacaaaataatttcacaatttcacaaatatttttcttgcgtgactgttcaagcaaggtgtggaactcaggtgagcgatctagggccaacaaagCCAGCAAagccctcttgttgctatacgtaacagcacttatcattaagataattatttgtattacataaacctgctaatttttccctcaaaaaagtaaatatacacaaggaattgatagtcatagtgtcaaataggaattgCGAcattagcgttggtgttgcgacatataacggtgggcaaatttttgcgacatttaacgttaaaggtgcgacttttagcggcagacgattttgcgacatttagcggtggttgcgacatttaacgtcaaccttgcgacatttaacggtggttgcgacatttagcggcgttgcgacatttaacgttgccacacccAGCACTGACCCTGAGATACAAAAGTAATCTACAACTTGGCTTGCACATATTAATTAAGTACCGAATACAGTTTTTACAGTCGCGTGCAACTTCCGGTTGGGTACAATCATGGCATGACCATTCATTAACACTATAGGAACGTTGATGCAATTCTGTTATTGTATACTCTCAAATGGCACTATAATAGCAGAATGTACGACCCATTCATTTTAAAGGGTTAGAACGCAAAGACCTTAGAAGTTTAGGCTTACTtgtgattaaattaaaatatgttatCGATGCAATCAAGATTTAGTGCAATTGAGCAATATTATTACGTATGTTTCAGAGGCAAACCACGACAAAGCATATAACTTTGCTACAGGAATTATCTTTGGAAGCCCGCAGCCATTTGCAGTGTCACCGAAAGACGCTTGTGGTAATGGCGTACATTGTCCGTTACAGGCTGGTCTGATACAAACTTATACTGCAAGTGTATTAAGTCCTATCACTGATCCGGTAAGAAAATATGGACTTCTGTTCTTCTTTCatagttatttattttatgttttcttttattcatataaGAAATTGTAGAAATAGCTGAGAGCGATTTGCTCGTTCAGGGTTGTTCAATGACAAAGGGTAGTACAACTTAGGTAATCTAAAGAACGTGAAAAAATTTACAGTGCTGTCATTTAAAATGTTAGTTTTACTTTACAAAGCCGGTCCTAGTAAATCCCATCAAAGggcaaatatcaaaataaaacagacaaTCAGTCTGAAAATTATAAGTACAGACGAGAGATGTTCAAAAGTGTTCTTATATCTTTATTTCTCGTCCTATTTgcttaaaatttgaaaacatgatgtataaaaacatattaaatgaATATCTCAGAGCATGTCCATTTGTCATTTGTCGTATCTAGCACAACGCCACTTCTTCAGttcgttttagaaatttagcagggtaaatatTAAGATAACAGTtagaaagaataaacttttttCCTTTGATAATTATGTGGGCAAAGTGGTTAATATTAACCAGatattttaattcattataaacctatataaattctataaaaaatcggcttgtatttcacaagcaATTATAAATAGGCAGAAAATAATCagtattttaccttttgtattgtacGTTGCGGGACTgctttcataaatatgcatgacatGACACAGTTCCATAAATAGcgcaaataaaaacattttaacatcgataaacataaAGACTTCAttcaatatcaaaacaacaaaCCAAATGGTGGAGGAATATGATAAAAGGGTTGCGCACCTCGTGAGATTCGATCTTggaaaaatccactcgagccataTACAACATCCCAGATCCACTGGcacaagaacaaaaagaaaatgcctctgtacatgttataccttacccctaggtattctttaagaactatggtcatgaacgggaaaatatactaacccgttccAATCGCGCATTTcgtacctaaaacacgcagttcggtaaatgtgtactttggatatcaaacaagtggtaatttatcttccattgtgtaccggtcacatttcttaaATACATCTTAACTTAGAAAAACaccgcgtagtttatagttattttaacgttacacaaaaaacttgctagaacttccctggtgaagttccgttctagattacaaaaccattctgactggctgttgtgaaaatgtatgtcaaccGTTATTTTGCTACACGTGtttgctaaaatgtgaaaatgcagcataaatatgtaaaatgaataaaataaacagaacagatgcagaccaatgtacgttttcaaattaaagatcatatacaagatcaatttcattcatcatttagagttttagtgtaaaattttgatttttttttaaattctgattttgtttgtttacatatcgccaaacatgtgcacactgtcgtgacctctagaccggatgttcattagggaaggtcaagcaagttttttctgtaacgctgacgaaagcataaaatatgttgaaaatctcagcaatatggaatattgagacaatgtgactggtgcacgatggaagataaattatcgcttgttcactatactaggtacccatccaccgaactgcgcgtttaggttgagaaatgcgcgattgaaacgggtcagtatattttccccttcttgaccatggttcttatagaatacctaggggtaaggtataacatgtacagaggcattttctttctgttctggtgccagtgcccAGATCGAGCTACTTTTTTAACAGCGCTATTGTGTAGTCATATGAGTTGTACATATAGTCAAATAACACTAGAGTTAAAATATATAGAATGCGTGCAAAATTACAGAAACCTGCAGTTACTGTAAAGTTAGGGTGAAATACGTGCACAGTTAATGATCAATGCAGTGCGGGTAACGTGAAATTCGTGAATAGTAACATATGTTTGTTACGAAGTAGGTGCATCATTACAGATCATTGCAGTAATTGTAATGTGAAGtacagaatatttttaaagtattcaattagtcatgtacgtgcataataATAGATTATTACAGTGCAGGTAATGTGAAAGACGTACAGAACTACAACACATtatagttattaaaaaaaaataataataatgtgatgTGAAGTGTGTGCACAAGCACAGGTCATTGCATTGAAGGTAGTGTGCAATAATCATTAGTAATAGTAAcgtgaaataaaatatgatatataactATTGTTGTAATTGATGATGTGGAGTATATGTATTTTTACAGAAACGTGTTGCCGCAAAGTGGGAGGTAAAAGACGAGAATGATCAAGAcatcatttgttttgtatttccgGTTGTAATAGTATGGAATAAATTCTGAAGTTATCATATTGTTTACTTAATAATGCTCCATCATATAGACCTTTTTTACTGCAATATAACGTTTAAAGGTAATTACAAATATTCAAAGTCTGTCTTGAAAATGTATGACATTGCCAGGGGGCGGGGATGGGAAGACATCTCAGAAGAACGTTGATAAGGAATAcagttttggttttaaatttatttctaatgttGTTAAAAAAGGATTTTGTAACGGTCTGTTTGGTATGTCTCGATTTATTTAAGTCTATACATTTTAGATCTATTGTATCAGTCACACTACacctacaccgtatagcgttagcGGACGCCAAACGAATTGAAAAATTGcagcagaaagttatccggtgacgaaaggcatcccccactgctgctcggtgctctcccgatcggtgtatggggcgcataaaacgcacaatgaccgcaagataaacacatatataaaggacgaacaacgttcagtTAACAGATGCGAACCGGTCAAGTAGAACGCACCAGTAAcaaacaaaacgcatatcagggcattgctaccgtacatctaacggacaactttgttcggtagtgtacgttctaaattttgaacatgctcaaaacctttgaATTTCGGCGTTATAAGACTCGAGCACATAGcacacacattttcatattttctaaagTTGCCAACACAGGAGAGATAAACAATTTGTCGCCTCCCTTGACAACCATATTTCATCCGTAAAATTCTCTATAATGCAAGATTTGGCTTTTCAAATTAACACTATTTTCAAGGGACCACCTTATACCccatcattctgaaaaaaaaattagagtAAAAACCAGCTTTGAAGCAAATGTGCCTCAAAAAGCAAATAACAAGGCGTAAATGACCTCTCCCATGACTTAAAATCGCCAAAACTGTTGCCTTTCTTAGCTAAATATGTCATACAAGGGCTGGAGTTTACTGTACGACAAGGCAACTGTTTCTGTGAAAACTCGTTTGGTATCTGAGATTTGAAATTTTCTAGGAAAGTCCATACATTATATCACCTAACTGCGGCAAAAGGGGACAACTCGTCTGTAGACCCTACTGCCTACTATATCGACCTGCTTTGTTTTGTCGGCAATTATAATCGGGAATATCATCAATCACGATATTGAATTCCACGTCTTTGTacccattactatttttttattttttgctgggGGTCACTTGCATTTATATTTCTCCGCAGGTCCGTTCTTTCTGATGTCAATTCATCCGTCCGATCACCAATTTGTCCAAATATGTGTCTTGCATAAATTATctcagaaaatatttattaataaccTAGTGTCACTACTGGTACATTTCATAATAtagtgtaccaaaatgaaatgtACCAGTACTCATTAGTGTACCCAAACAAATCCCTAGATGCTCAACAGCAATCCTATATTATAGGATTGCTGTAAAAATTTGcttaaagggcctaaaagtttgtgtggCACGTatctcaacaagagctgtcggatgacagcgcgctcgactattcgaagaattgattgaagaatggggtcaaaatatttccatagattttcagacaaaagaaagaaatggattaaacaaaaaatgttcctgtatttgtggatttcgaatagtcttgcactaaatggcaatgtgtgaccatgatggcaaatatatTAGGCCAAATATggatttgtatgaaaaatttaactaatttccaagtccaaaaagggtcataattcagtcaaaatagctgacagagttatgtacacttgcctacagatggaaatcatgttgatatactagtgttaaaattttcaaagccacatttcaaataattttgacaaaaatttcaaagtccaaaaagggccataattcagccaaaatagttgtcagagttatgtactcttgcctacagatggaaatcataatgataaacaagtgtttaaagtttaaaagccatatgccaaatagtcttgacaaaacatggacatatacggaaacagaaccaatttccaagttcaaaaagggccataattcagccaaaaaagatgacagagttatgtactcttgcctattgatagagactataatactgaacaagatataaaagtttcaaagccacactttacacaaaatataaactggtacgaaaaacttaaccaagatttctaagtcagaaggggccataattcagccaaaatgcttgatggagttatgtactcttgcctacaattGGACATGGTCAttgttaacaagtgttgaaagtttcaaagctttatctcaaaagcctttgtcaaaatatagactggtacgaaaaacttaacaaagatttctaagtcaaaaaggggcaataattcaaccaaaatgcttgatagagttatgtactcttgcctacaactggacatggtgatggttaataagtgttgaaagtttcaaagctttatctcgaaagactttgtcaaaatatgaactggcacgaaaaacttaaccaagatttctaagtcaaaaggggccataattcagcaaaaatgcttgacagagttatgtactcttgcctacaactggacatggtgatggtaaacaagtgttgaaagtttcaaagctttatctcaaaagactttgtcaaaatgtggactggtacgaaaaacttaaccagggtgtgacgccgacgccgacgccgacgccgtggtgagtaggatagctctacttattcttcgaatagtcgagctaaaaactttagACCTATGGTCATGAATCAGTATAGGAATGTCTTATCTTACTAGTGCTTACAGTGGCCTATATTCATTGTTTTCATCCGGGAAAACCGATGAAAATACTATATTTTCATGTTCACGTTTTAAAAACAGGTTCCGGTACTCCGGAAAAAATCAGTGAtatgtaaattaaatatttcagccGCTATTCGCGTAGTCTGAAATTGTGAATAAAATGTAAAGATGCTTGCTTATCCATGGAAGGTAACTTCAATtacatatactcagttccaaaagaaagtgtgcacttttttaagtttaaatatttcgaaaaattccccgacgtttttgtttcatttttttcatacactaactctcaggtataactcaaaatctaaaatgcacaccaatttgtttacgaactgttttaaattttggtaccaaacattataagttttcatgaaaataaccgagaaaaataacagaaaactaagtgcactttcttttggaactgagtgtatatcGGATGCATAACACTATGAACCAAACGACTTCATGTAGCTGTTGGCCGAAGGGAGATAACAATAACTTACAAACCTGATTTTCTCATGATTGTGCGTGTCAATGCTTATAGTTCTTAATTTCATGTAATCCCTTTAGCAAGGtaagtttatcaaatttatatgtaTGCTTAATGCTGTTGTATTTGTCTACAGTAGTTTGTGAAACCAGAATAGAGTAATCAAATGacttcgcgaccagcatggatccacaccagtctgcgcatccgcatccgcgcagtctggtcaggatccatgttgttcgctaaaacgcactatgttggttttctcatggcgcgtctcaaataaaaaaaagtctagCTGTAATGAAAATCTATAAGATATTAAGCGCCAAGTGTAAGCAATCAGATGATTAAGTTTCGAATAAATTCATTACCTGATTAAAATCTAATTAACTAAATTAACTACCATAAAAGCATACTGCTCAGCTGTGATGTAAAGTAAGTGatgtttaaagcagcatgcctccagatttggctaaaaaataatctttctttcaaattgaagttttggtcatattatgaacattagaatatgaatttttgtttataaaatattgtaaaaattccaaataaaataaaaaaaaggatgaccgcgtcgggaatcgaatcccggaccgccgcggcaataaagacactttcccgtcgtcgtaaccaatagcgctatagtgaataatgacttcaaaatatagatatttataatccaGACAGTTTACCTGTAAAAGCGTGACACATGCTTtctattttcatcgtaaaaagtagtaaaaacagcaaattctcgtgTTTCCGTTACATAAagttgtcagtaattaagttttaaagtcttcttcagaagtatagcatttatttcaagatattcaaaaaaaaaatattatttttttttttttttttttttttttttttttttttttttttttagctgacGAACGATccggaggcatgccgctttaaataactgaaaatattaGCTCTCTAgctttacaaaatatgtaatttgtaaaaaaagactttattttcgtataaacaatatTGATGCAATAATATCAAAAGCAGTCATTTCCACAACACTGAACATGTCGCTgttcacaaaaaaagaaaaagataaaaatcacaaaataacCCCGTAAAAAACTCTAAAGATAggcaataaaaaaatcaaaaagattaTTCATAGATAGTATATAAGATTTAGTAATTTAAGACAAGGGACCTCATAATTTTGTAGTAAACTCTTTTTACACCTAGATATAAGACGGCGCGATTCATGAATTTCACAGACTTCCAACTGAAGTTTATACCTTTTAAACATGCAAGAAATGCTATTCAGtcatttagttgttttttagagTTTCGATATTCATATATAGAAGTTGCTGTTTAAGATGTCctgaattttttatatatatggtGAGATATGATAATTTCAAACCAACTAGCATCAAAATCATGgcacaaaaaaacacaacaaaaagcaacaacaacaaaaaaaaaaaaaaacaacaacttgtgAAATGTCATTTGGTATGTCTTTTAAAGAAAACACGTGTTGTACAAATCCATGATTTGAAAAGCCATTTATTTTATGCAATAGTTTCTATTGAATCCACTTCATTCCTGCTAACTTTCAATCCAAGGAGCTTTTGGAAAGCTCTTCTGTACTGCTTATTTTTCCAAGCGTATACAATCGGATTCACAATTGAGTTCATTACGCCGAGAAACACAAGAAAGTTGGCCACCAGCACCTTTGTCTGGGTCACATGTTCGATTTCAAACATTGTGAGTTCAATGATAAAAAATGGCAGCCATGATATgtggaaaaacaaaacaacaatggCAACAACGGTGTTCATCTGTTTTGTTCCTCGAATGTTTTGATCACCAGTGTGAAACACAGCCTCGTTTCGAATCTGCCGCAAATGTTTCTTTACAATGAAGTATATACGTATATAAATTAAAAACATCAGCAACGCGAACATAAGTCCACCAAAATGGTTCCAAAATCTAAAATACTTATTCAAAACTAACTCATACAGACAAAACGGGGATGTGTCCCAGTTGTTTTCGGTAAAGGGTATGACGGCACAGCAAATGTCAAGAACCCAAATTCCTAAAACTAATCCAAAGGCAACTTTCGTAGTCATAATACTGGGATATCTAAGCGGATATGCTATCGCCACATACCTGTCCACTACCGTGCACACCAAGGAATAAATTGATGCATTGCAAGCAAACAGGATAATTTGAAATCTAAGAAGGCACGCGATTTTGTTCTTTTCCAGTTCCGGAAAGAAGAAGAATGCCACCTGGAAGGGTTGCGTAAGCCCAATGATAAGATCAGCCAGTGCTAGGTTCGCTACAAATATTCCAGTTATATCCTGTAATGTCCGAAACCTTACAATTGCCACCAAAACTAAGGTGTTTCCACTTACAATAGCTACCATTGTTGTTAACTGTAGTAAGATGGTAACAACTGCAAACGTCGATAGCTTCTGACCAGAGTCCGCAGCCGAATCACTGACATTCGAAATAGGAGCAAAATTTGTTACAATACCAGACATCTTGAATTTAAAGGAAATCTTCACAATATGTGCTTAATGCCCACTGACGAATCACTCACATTAGAAAGTCTCATGCAAATTAGAATTTACATTTGCAAAGAAATTTACATTGAACAGTATATTTGAAATACTAATAGccaatgttgtttttcttcactTTTGGCCAATCGGTAATATTCAGATTAATTCCATATTGAAATCAGTAATAAAATACTCAGTATTttactaaaacatattaaaacacCGTGAATGGTTTGTAATCATTCGTCTGTAGATTCTGTTACAAGCAGTTGTTTCAGCAGCTGAGGTTATTTTACGGAAAATTGTCATTTATCTGGGTTTTATATTCAACTTCACTGTAGTGAATATGCGCTGAGACTTTTGGAGAGAATAGCGTCTATATAAACGACAATGCATACTTGCAgcagtgtttttttctttttgtttttgttgggtttaatgtcgtaTCGACGcagtcataggtcatatggcgactttccaacctGAGCGCAATGTCCATCTGCTGCCTAGGCTATCGGGACGGTGAAATGGAAAAGCAATATCTATTTCATAAATTCATGTatattaattacaacaaaaatCTACGTTTATTTTAACTACACCGCACTTACAATCATATCAAAAACCTTTTATCAAAaacattgtctttttttttcattttaataataataaattcataatacttacattacatttatacatgtagatacgtatgtaataaaaatgttattatctttgcatcgggaaatgtGCAGTCATTCTTAAGCGGACGATTAATGCGCTCCTTAATGTGCGcaaagaactcgtgcatatttcccgatacaaagctataACCTACAATTATTGGACGGCACTATTCTTCACGTTGCATTTTTCTGTAGCAGTTCACAGACTAACAGTGCTTATATCCAGGTGTGGACTGATTGAGTGTCAGTTTAGGTGTATCCGCAGTGCTAATTTCCTACAATAATGAACGATTATTTCAATTACCTGATTGCCCACaattttagttaaataaattgTCAGTGGCGGCTTTCTATGTTAGTTTGTATACAGCGTTATTGTCATTCAGCTGATACACGCAACAGTTTCAACTATATGATACAGTTCAAGAAGTCATTAAACCTTTAGCATCAAACTGGAGACAGGTaaatgttattataaagaatactGAATATACAAACACTCTCAGTTTCGAAAAAGAAACTCTAGAAAAAAAATCCGAACCGGAATTGTTGCTGGACTAACTTGTTCTATGCCAATTCAAAATTAACAGGCTCTCATGTAGACGAATATATCAAAAACTTTAGAATCCGTAACGGTGATGTGCCCGAGTATTTGAATAATATCTTTTCAACCCTTGTCAACAATGCTACACATTACAAATTAAGAAACGCTGAAAATCATACAATGCTCAGTCAAAGAAcacattttcttcttcatttgTGCCTTCTACTATGATGTATGAAACAATTTGAGTCCTGAAATAAGAGCTGCAAGGACACTGTCAAGTTTTACAAGATTGTTGAAAACAGCGGGTTTTCCAACTCTAGAAACCCCAAAATGGTATCTTGTAGGAGAGagaaaaaattctaaaattcaTGCAAACCTTAGAAACTCGTGCAGTAATGTggcttttcatttattttggaaCCATCTGTCTCAGGACGCAATCTGTCCATGTAGAGGAGATAT carries:
- the LOC123545691 gene encoding NPC intracellular cholesterol transporter 2-like; the protein is MLKFTFLAFFAFYAASSSFAVKLRYTDCGSSADVHSITLEPCSQDPCVIHQQQNYTAHISFTPKANHDKAYNFATGIIFGSPQPFAVSPKDACGNGVHCPLQAGLIQTYTASVLSPITDPKRVAAKWEVKDENDQDIICFVFPVVIVWNKF
- the LOC123523835 gene encoding tyramine receptor 1-like, with protein sequence MSGIVTNFAPISNVSDSAADSGQKLSTFAVVTILLQLTTMVAIVSGNTLVLVAIVRFRTLQDITGIFVANLALADLIIGLTQPFQVAFFFFPELEKNKIACLLRFQIILFACNASIYSLVCTVVDRYVAIAYPLRYPSIMTTKVAFGLVLGIWVLDICCAVIPFTENNWDTSPFCLYELVLNKYFRFWNHFGGLMFALLMFLIYIRIYFIVKKHLRQIRNEAVFHTGDQNIRGTKQMNTVVAIVVLFFHISWLPFFIIELTMFEIEHVTQTKVLVANFLVFLGVMNSIVNPIVYAWKNKQYRRAFQKLLGLKVSRNEVDSIETIA